A window from Streptomyces sp. NBC_00299 encodes these proteins:
- a CDS encoding MBL fold metallo-hydrolase produces MAQVHDHGGGVRSIQVPIPDNPLGHTLVYVVDTDRGPVLIDTGWDDPASWDTLAEGLAACGTAPAGIHGVVITHHHPDHHGLSGKVREASGAWIAMHAADAAIVRRTRTTQPERWFTYMAAKLTAAGAPDAHVAPLRTARRPSTLPGFSPAAPDREIVPGDLLDLPGRRLRAIWTPGHTPGHVCLHLEEDHPARLPGHGRLFSGDHLLPRITPHIGLYEDPDDTTVTDPLGDYLASLERVGRLTPAEILPAHQHTFTDAPARVSELLTHHETRLTDLLTLLATPLTPWQLAERMEWNRPWEQIPYGSRNIAIAEAEAHVRRLVKLGRAEAVAGSEPVTYVAV; encoded by the coding sequence ATGGCGCAGGTGCATGACCACGGCGGCGGCGTCCGGTCCATCCAGGTCCCCATCCCCGACAACCCACTCGGCCACACCCTCGTCTACGTCGTCGACACCGACCGCGGCCCGGTGCTGATCGACACCGGCTGGGACGACCCGGCCTCCTGGGACACCCTCGCCGAGGGCCTGGCGGCCTGCGGCACCGCGCCCGCCGGCATCCACGGCGTGGTGATCACCCACCACCACCCCGACCACCACGGACTGTCCGGCAAGGTGCGCGAGGCCTCCGGTGCCTGGATCGCGATGCACGCGGCGGACGCGGCGATCGTGCGGCGCACCCGCACCACCCAACCCGAGCGCTGGTTCACCTACATGGCGGCCAAGCTCACGGCGGCCGGCGCCCCCGACGCGCACGTGGCCCCCCTGCGCACGGCCCGCCGCCCGAGCACGCTGCCCGGCTTCTCCCCCGCCGCCCCCGACCGCGAGATCGTCCCCGGCGACCTCCTGGACCTCCCCGGGCGCCGCCTGCGCGCGATCTGGACCCCGGGCCACACACCGGGCCACGTCTGCCTGCACCTGGAGGAGGACCACCCGGCCCGACTCCCCGGCCACGGCCGTTTGTTCTCCGGCGACCACCTGCTCCCCCGGATCACCCCGCACATCGGCCTGTACGAGGACCCCGACGACACGACCGTCACCGACCCCCTCGGCGACTACCTCGCCTCCCTCGAACGCGTCGGCCGTCTCACCCCCGCCGAGATCCTCCCGGCCCACCAGCACACGTTCACCGACGCCCCGGCCCGCGTGAGCGAGTTGCTGACCCACCACGAGACCCGCCTCACCGACCTCCTCACCCTGCTCGCCACTCCCCTCACCCCCTGGCAGCTCGCCGAACGCATGGAGTGGAACCGGCCGTGGGAGCAAATCCCGTACGGATCACGGAACATCGCGATCGCGGAGGCGGAGGCCCATGTGCGGCGACTGGTGAAGCTGGGGCGGGCGGAGGCGGTGGCGGGGAGTGAGCCGGTGACGTACGTGGCGGTGTGA
- a CDS encoding nuclear transport factor 2 family protein: MNAMNSVDPVDPLNPVAPLDLLLAERACERLVIDFVHRLDLGEPASVAELFTEDGTWEWPAGERLVAGRDALAAYFGSRPADRLSRRLMSNVLVTVTSPGTATATSYFTTYRVDGHEGGLLPPGPPVQVGHYEDTFRRSPAGTWLLSGRILHLAFGGPTPRPPRP; the protein is encoded by the coding sequence ATGAACGCCATGAACTCGGTGGACCCCGTGGACCCCTTGAACCCCGTGGCCCCCTTGGATCTGCTGCTCGCCGAGCGAGCCTGCGAGCGCCTCGTCATCGACTTCGTCCACCGCCTCGACCTCGGCGAACCGGCCTCCGTCGCCGAGTTGTTCACCGAGGACGGCACATGGGAGTGGCCGGCAGGTGAGCGGCTCGTCGCGGGGCGGGACGCGCTGGCCGCGTACTTCGGCTCCCGTCCCGCCGACCGGCTCTCGCGTCGCCTGATGTCCAACGTCCTCGTGACGGTGACGTCCCCCGGCACCGCGACGGCGACCTCGTACTTCACGACGTACCGCGTCGACGGCCACGAGGGCGGCCTGCTCCCGCCGGGCCCTCCGGTTCAGGTGGGCCACTACGAGGACACGTTCCGCCGGTCCCCGGCCGGCACCTGGCTGCTGTCCGGCCGGATCCTCCACCTGGCCTTCGGCGGCCCGACCCCGCGACCGCCTAGGCCATGA